TGCAGAACCTGGTTTCCCTACATCTCAACAACAACCAGTTTAGCAAGATTGAGGAAGGTGTATTTGCTGGGCTCTCCAATCTCTGGTACTTGAACCTCGGATGGAACTCCCTGGTGGTCCTGCCGGACAAAGTGTTTCACGATCTACCCAACCTGCGGGAGCTGATCCTGGCTGGGAACAAGCTCCACTATCTCCAACACCAGCTCTTCTACAGCCTCAGTGAGTTGAAAGAGCTGGACCTGAGTGGGAATTCCCTGAAGGGCATCAAGGGCAACATCTTCACgaagctgcagaagctgcagaagctttACCTCAGCCAGAACCAAATCAACGCCATCGCCCCACGGGCTTTCATGGGCATGAAGTCTCTGCGATGGTTGGACTTGTCCCACAACCGCCTCACCATGCTTTTTGAAGACACGTTTGCGGGCCTTTCAAGCCTGCATGTGTTGCGCCTCTCCAACAATTCCATTGCCAGTCTGAGGCCAAGGACCTTCAAAGACCTCCAGTACTTGGAGGAGCTGCAGCTGGGGAACAACAAGCTCAGAAGCCTGCCGGAAAGGGCCTTTGACAAGCTGAGTCAACTGGAGGTTCTCACACTCAACAACAACCATATCCAAGAGATCAGGGCTGGGGCTTTCCTTGGTCTTTCCAACATGGCAGTGATGAACCTCTCTGGGAACTGCCTTAGGACCCTCCCAGATTTTACCTTCAGGGGACTCAGCCAGCTGAACAGCCTCCACTTGGAAAACAGCTGCCTCAGCAGGATAAGGCCACAGATGTTCTCCGACCTTTCCAGCCTCCGGAGGCTCTTCTTGAGACACAACGCTATCTCAGAAATGGAGGACCACAGCCTGAGCGATTTGCACGAGCTCCTTGATCTGGACCTCAGGCACAACCAGCTGAGCAGCCTCTCCCCAAACCAGTTTGCAGGCCTCCGGAACTTAGAGTACCTCCTCCTGTCCTCCAACCAACTGCTAGACATCTCTCCTGAAGCCTTCACTCCACTTCTGCGCCTCTCCTGGCTTGACCTCTCCAGCAACTGTTTACAGGCCCTGGAGAGTGACATCTTCCGCTCCTTCCCCAGGCTGGGATATCTGAACATCGGGAACAATTCACTCAGAACCTTCTCGGTGGATTGGCTGAGCCCTTCGCTCGTCCAACTGTGGCTGGAAGGGAACAAGTGGCAATGCAACTGCTCGCTGAAAGGACTTAGAAACTTtgccctgcagcaccccagtGTTGTCTTGCGGTACACACagtccatcacagaaggagatgcTCCTGTATATACTTATAACAACATCACTTGCCTTAGCCCCGGGGAGGTAGCAGGACTTGATCTTCGGGACATCCAAGACACCCATTTTGCCGATTGCTAAATACTGGTACTTTTTACTTggtttcccctgccccccccaaaaagcgcTTTCTGTATAGTTGGTGTCAGCATGCTCTTCTGGACCCCATGATTTGACTAAATGCATCTCTTGCAGGGGTGGCCCTCAGCCTGATTTTATACGGCCCTTGGGCCTTTGCAAGCGATCAATGAAGACTCCTGGCAAGAGAGGACTGTCCTTCCACTGGTGggaagagaagagagggaggtgacagaaagaaagaaaagagggtgGCTCCATTTTAACTCTGTCCTTTCTCCACTACCAGTTTTGGCCCCACTCACAGCGGCCCCTGATGGATTGCCCCAAGGGAAGGCGTCCCTCAACAGAAAAAGGTTGCTCAATGCTCATCCCTGATCtattgggaaaggggggggggaacggtCCCACATCTGtgcctttcaacaccccctttccccttactttctagacgCGCTATCCCCTGGAAGGGGAAGCCTGTGGGGCGGGTGGGAAGATTTTCATAAGGTTTCCATTTCAGCAGGCAGTctcaggtgtgggtgggtgtgtttcctCCCCCAGCACTATTAggacagttacaggtaggtagctgtgttggtctgccatagtcaaaacaaaagaaaaaaaaatcgttccagaccaactaagcttgtaattggtatgagctttcgtgggcATGcttcttggtatctgaagaagtgtgcatgccccgaaagctcataccaataacaaacttagttggtctctaaggtgctactggaaggaatttttttattttgtttcgactattaGGACATTTATCCTCCTCTGGCACCTTCAGAACTGCACTCCTGACCACAAGAGCCTGACACAATGTACTTGGCATGCTCAATTCCAAGTTGAGCAACCAAACGGGCTTAGCAGATGCAGGAAACGCCACGATGTGGCAGGTGCTCCATGTGGCAATATATACCCATTAGGCTTGGCACCAGCAGGTGTCACCCTTGGGCAATTGCCAGGGCCCTGAAGTCTTAGCAGAGCCCACCTCTGATATTGCCTGCCCTGGGTCCCTAATAATGATCACTGCAGAGTCTCCAGTGTTCAGATCTTGGAGCCTGCAATGTACTTCTGCTTTGGGGCGTCGTGTGGAATTGAAATGGCGCCTCTCAGACCCACAAGGGGTGCCACCTGGTGCTGGTCAAAGCACGATTGCAgcctgctgctgtttttgctgaCAGGTACGCATGTCAGGGGGAGGCTCCGATGTAGGAGCAAGATCCAATACATATagaaatgtaggaagctgccttaccctgAACCCAGACCAttagcccatctagctcagtattgtccacactgactggcagcagctctccacagaGTTCCAGGCAGGGGTCTGGAGATGCCATGGGTTGGActcaagaccttctgcatgcatagcagatgCTCTGTGACTGTGCTAGGATGGATATGGTGTCAAAATCCCCATGGGAGCTTTTTGGCAGCTTCCCCATGGATGCCACATACTCTTATAAACTGCAACAGGTTAATAAACTTTCAGCTATGGcagagccttttggtttttctgaTGATGCTTTGTCTAAATAGGAACCACAAGATCTGAGCTATGGCTGTAATGTAGGTAAGTAGATAAAACAGAGCTTCTTCgaaacttcttgtgcctgaagaAACTAAATCAATGAGTAACACCAACAACATAAATACTGTATTGTAGAAATGCAGAGACCAATCACAATTCCTTTCTCCATCTCACCCAGGCAGAATCTCTGGAGAGAAAGCAAAAGGCCCATGAAGAATTGTCACATTATGTTCAGACATCTCATTCAATTGGTGTGAATTCTGTTGACGCATACACAATCTGTGTTATGCTCCACCTCTGCTCTTGGAGGCAGTAGGACTCTGAAGgccagttgttgggaattgcaagtgcactcaggtcctgcttatagaattgcagagtcggaagggaccctggggtcatctagtccaaccccctgcaatcttttgcccaacatggtgctcaaacccacaaccctgagtgcttgtgggcttcccagtggGGGAGCTGGTTGGctcctgtaagaacaggatgttggactagatgggcctttggcctgatccagcagggctcttacgtTCTTAACGGAGCTTGCAGGTAACTTCCTTCTGGATTGGCATCCAGAGAGGCATAGATTCCCCTCCCTTAGATCAGCCACGTTTTTGCAACAGCCTTTAAACAAGAAAATTGTGACCTCAAGCAGATGCTGACCATGGGACCCTCCTCTCCAGGCAGACATGCTATCACCTAAATTGCACTGGACAGATGCAATAAAACCTTTAGTGCTTGGGAGCCAGTCATGGCCAATCAAAATTcagaaggttttttatttttttatctcattGACCTACAGTTCTAATCTGTTAGATGATACCATTCTAGATAGTCTAAGAAGTGCTGGTTGTGGAATTCTGCTTTGGGGAATTGTGGTTATCAAAAGTGTGcaattagattttattttttctggTTGAGACTGCCGATTGATCTTATTGATTCAGAGACTGGAAATATCTCACACCTAATAGTGAACTCGGATGATGAGCGTTGACAGAAATAAAGCTAAAACAGGCCTCACTGAGTCATGAGTATCTGCCTACTTGTAGGAGCCCCAAGAGTTGCAAAAGTACAGGGGGGAAATGCTTAACATAAATACAACCCcaaccaaaaagaagaagaagctcaatCACCATGGAATATTGAATATCAGTTGTAAAGTCAGGAGaggaaaataacaataaatatctCATTGACCTGCAGTTCTAATCTGTTATTGATTATGTCATTCGAAATAGtccaagaagtacagtggtacctcaggttacatatgcttcaggttacatacgcttcaggttacagcctccgctaacccagaaatagtgcttcaggttaagaactttgcttcaggatgagaacagaaatcgtgctccggtggcacggcagcagcagcaggaggccccattagctaaagtggtgcttcaggttaagaacagtttcaggttaagaacggacctccagaacgaattaagtacttaacccgaggtaccattgtactggtTGTGGAATTCTGCTCTGGGGAATTGTAGTTATCAAAATTGTGcaattagattttatttttttccggTTGAGATTGCTGATTGATCTAAAATAAAGTCAGGAGagtaaaataacaataaagtGGGGAGAGGAAGATTGGATTGCCCTACCAGGTGGTTGGAATTTGGGAGCCCAATGTACTAAAGGGAACAAGTGTAGAGATTCCCCAAACTTGGACCTATACAGATGCAACATGTGGGAGGTGAGAATGGTGCAGAGTAGGTGAGGGCCCTTGGAGCTTCTTCATTAGCCCAGCAACCTTTCCTGCTCACCCATCTACTAAGGCTTGGGGATAAAAATCCCTCCTATTGGAGCATGGCATGTGTGCATAAAGGATTGTGCGGTGGCCACCCCCTCGCTACCAGCTCTGGCCAAGCTCACTTGAGCCACACTGCCTGCTGGTGATCGGTCCCTGGATGTTTAGCAACAAGGTAACGCAGAACTTCAGGCAGCTGCTGAAATTATGGCACAAAAGTATGGGGGACCCTTATTTTATACATTATTCTAAATAATATAGATTGACTGCTCAGAAAAATCTCTAAACGATGCATCTCTAAGCAGCAACAGCGTATTCCCTAACTCCCATCACTTGACAACCCCTAATTTTAGGCAAATGACAAGACCTACAAATCCAAATTGAGGACGTTGTtggacacatacacacaaaagctaAGGCTGCTGGGGCTCCCAGTgccatctgcccccccccactaatGCAAGCACTGACATAGACAGGGTTCTTCAACTTTGGGTCCCCTCATATGCTGCCAgacaccagggatgatgggagttgtagtccaccacgTTTGGGCTGATGGGGCAAGACAACTCAGCTCTAAAACAAATAATGGGCatgcatgttttttaaaaaagcacacagatGTCTTGACTGCAGCAAATATGATTTATTGGATGTGGGTTGCTCAAGATGACCGACTCACAATTGAATTCTGCAGAGCAGTCAAGGAACTGCTGGCGGAGGCTTTCGCGAGGACTGCTGCATCGCACAGCACATGCTGAACTGAGTTCAcaaggtggaaggcagggagcgcTAGAGTGCCAGCGTCCTGCTGGTACTTCTCTGCTCTTTGGGTGTGTGTAAACTTCTCATTTGTCCTGCCTGAGGAAGGGAGCAGAAACACCATCTGGTCAAGATCCTGGCCTTCGAAAAACTGAACAAAGGGCTAAAAACAAACCCACCAATGGGTGGACCACTCCAAAGCAGACACTGCAGTCACTCATACGGAAGGCAAACGCTGTTGCAGACAAGGCGCTGTGTTCTGCCCAAATCCAGCCCCTCTTGAGTCCGTCGCTTTCCGAAAAGCCTTCCCCCGCCCTGTTGAGCCTTCTCAAAAGCCGCCCTATTTCCTGGCCAGCTTCTCTCGCTTCTCTTGGTGTGGCGAGGAAGATGCTGGATGCCCGTCGATTGCAGCCTGTGCTTCCGTTTCAGGAGCTGCAAGCGGACGCCCCAGCCAAGATCTGCCGGGCGATGTCGGCGAGCGCAGGGAACGCCAGGCTCTTGGGAAATTCCTGGAGGAAGTCTCTGCCTTGTTCCAAGCTCTGGCTGAGCTGGGGGTCCAGGGGCACGCAGCCTGTGCAAGAAGGTGGGGTTGAAAGAAGGCAGGAGAGGTTtaagagggaagagggagagaaggtgAAAACAGGAAAGATGGGCAGGCTCTCCCATCTCCCATCCTACCTGACAACAGCTGTATACTGACCAGCAATGAAGCTCTAAAgtacagggatggggagcttATGGGCCCTTCAAAGGCTGTGGGGTTAcacctcccatgatccctgaccaagctccatgctggcttgggctgatgggagtccaacgacaaatgggtcacaggttccctgtcccagCTGCTCctggggttgtatccagctaagagATCAATTTCTTTTCTAGAGGGTGAAAGTCGAGACTAAAACTGTGAAAGATTCTGCTGCTACAGCGGGAGAGGAAGCCCCTTTGCAGAGGACGCGAGTCATCTGGCACAGGGCTCAGCAGCTGTTTCTGACACTTTGAATCACTGTGAGTTCGTACTGAATTGAAATTAATTGTTTGATTAATTTGTTTTGGggtggtgtggggttttttttttgccttaTGGAGTTGTTAAGATGATTATAATCACTGTAATGTTTGCTAATTTTAATGTTATTGTCATCATTGTGACCTGCTTTGAGCTCAACGTGGTTACAGGAGAAGCGGAATTTGAGTATTCAATCATCAACTCAGTTTTCCCAGAGCGGTTCCTCTAGCTGGCTCCTCTAGCTGACTCCATCTATTGCAACTCTGTCCTCCTTTGCTTTGGATCTGTCCCGTGATGCCCCCTGTCAAGCTCCAGACTGACACAGCCTTATGGCCGGGATCTTTCATAACCGTATTTAAAGTGTTATGTGGATATCAAAGTCACAAAAAaacaatcgtcacaacttttaatGCTCTCCTAGAGGGTACTCTGGATAAACTCACCTAGGAATGGGACCTCGGCATGCTTggccagctcctgtccacctcctTTGGAAAAGACATTGGTGCATTCCTAGAACAGAAGAGGAAGCTTAATTCTAGAGGAAAAGTGGGGAGGAAAttctggaggaaaggtggggtgtaaataaataaattcatataaatacagtggtacctctagttgcggacacaaTCCATTCTGGGGTGCCGTctgcaccctgaaaagtctgcaactagagcagcgcttctgcgcatgcagcaaaacctggaagtatacgcTTCCGGGTTTGCAAGCTGAAAAtatgcaacatgaacctaacgcaacacgacGTATGACTCTacgtatttatataccactatatcataaaaacagcaaagcagtttacaataatatctatttaaaataaaaatgtgaaacTTTAAAATCAGAGACAATCAATTAACTAttatggaaatatttttttcttaatttgCCTGCCAGCATAGGAAAGAGGCATTTAAAGAGAAGGCAGAAACAGAGAGCACCTACTGACTCTTTATGGACAGAGTATCCCTTAGGATTGGACCGATAACACGAAAGGCTGTTTCGTGTTGATGCCAAATGGGCGTTGCCACCTCAGGGGACAACCAAGGATGCTTCTGCAGATGCTCTCAGTGTCAAGCTGGGCAAAAAGCCAGTCCCTAAGGTACCCTGGAccaagttgctcagggctttgtaaattaacacAAGGAacttgaacctggcttggtagcagatgggcagccagtgctgATGTTTTAGCATTGTTGTCTGTCAGCTGTCCCCATGAGAGTTCTGGCCACTACATTCAGCACCATGCTGCAACTTCTAAACCaagcccaagggcagccccatatgagcacattgcagtaattcaGTCTCAAGGTTACTAATGAATGGACTACAGCTGTCGAGCTATCAGGTATATGTGGATGCCCTCAACTCACTCTCCCTGTCCTGAGTACCCCTTTCTTATTGGGGCAGCCTAACCCAAGACATTTCCCGCCTTCTGGtcaaaaggaagggaaagaggagggaagaaTGTTCTCCGCTGTGGTGCCAAGCATTTTCCCCTCTCTAATGCTCCCTTCTTCTTAATGCTGTGCTCCTGATGAAGATCCCCACACTCAAAGCTTCTCTTGATACCAGGAAcgtctaaagcaggggtgtcaaactcaaattcatcgggggccgcatcagcagtttggtcaccctcaaagggccggttgtatctgtaggactatgtgtccacactttattatcataaattattgtcactgcattcaattattactgttttttgtaataatgtaagtaataactagctctgaaagcagaaacatagtcagaataatggcaagtagatattcaaatgtacaattattgtacaatttattgaaaaatgatttttggtaacagacaatttttttttaaaaaaaccatacaaatattgccaaacaattttaaacaacaattgttgagacatttcattctgaatctgctagccagagccaggcagaggatgATGGCAGGTGGGTGTCCTGCCCGCCACCAACATAAATCCTTGCTATGCCCATGACGTCGTGGTTCACCCTTGAGTTTAGAATCGCTCCCCAAGCCCTCCTCCCCGCCCCGACCGCCTCCAGCCCGCCTGCCGATGGCGGGGAGCCCCGATGGCTCCCTCTCCGCCCGCCCGGAGCCCCGGCAGTCTTAGGTTAACCCCGCCTCGGCCGGCGcaggagcagcggcggcggcagcagagcCACCGAGCTTTGTGCTGGCAGCGGCGGCAACAACGGGAGGGGGCCTGCCGGTGGCTCGGATTGCGCCTGCCCGCCTTGGACGCCCGCATCCCGGACGGACCTGTCTCCCTCCGCAGCCCTCCTCCACGCTCGGGAGCCTTATGCGGGGTGGCAGGAAGTGCCTCTGCCCTTTCCTGCCTGCGGGGAGAATGTGGCGGCCGGGCTGGGCGCGCAGGCTCTGAGAGGCAGCGCCGGCACCAGCAACTGACCAGTGGCCTTTGCAGCAGCGGCGGCACCAGCAGCACCAGCGGCGGcagcctgccccccaccccactccaaaaaTGAGCCTCCCCCTTGGGGAAATAAGCCCCCTTTTCTTGGGGCGAACGGAGAGCCTTTCGCCCTCTTCCCCCACACATCACATCTCCCTTTCCAGCGCCCTCCCTCCATCTGTCCCTCCCTCCGCCGGCCCGGTGCTTGGAGGCTTCTATGAGTGTCCGcttgggaggaggccagcaggaAGGTAGCTCCCCTCGCCCCCGCGGCGGCCCGGCtccgggaggaggaagaggaggaggacgatgtCTTTGCGCACCGCGCTGGCGACGAGCAATGAGCGCAATGCCGAGACGCACCAGCGCTGCCCGGTGGTCACCCTCGacccgccccccgccccagcGACATCTCCGCTGTCCCTGCAGCCCTCCACCCTGGCCAGCAGCCGCTCGGAAAAGGGCTCGTCATGGTCCAGCCGCTCTCTGGGCACTCGCTGCCGTAACTCCATCGCCTCCTGTGCCTGACAGGAAGGGAGGTGGCTATAAAAATAATCGACAAGACGCAGCTGAATCCAACGAGCCTCCAGAAGCTCTTCTGAGAAGTGAAGAGtttagaatccccccccccatattaaaaTTGGAGCGATTAGTTCAGTGGGAGCAGCAGAGACCCTCGCTTTCCCGCAGCTCGCTGTTTTCTTTTGCACCTAACCTGGCTGTGCGCCCGGGAAAAGATCAAAGCGGAGCGTAAAGATATAGTAAAGAGGCTTGGCAGGGTTTTTACCCCGCAAATCACGCTTGCTTGGCTCGGGggcgtgtgtgttgtgtgtgtgttttcctcttctccttttcccctcccaCTTCTCCCTGGGTTTCCCGACGGCGCACAGCGCTGCGCTCAGCAGACGGCTGGGCTGCTTTTCCGTCTGGTGCGCTCAGGGCGGGCGTACGTGTTTGGGGCTGCCTGGGATTGGCCACGACGGGGATCCGGCGGGCGCTGCCACCTGGCGGGCTTGCTGATCCCGTATCCggaggctttctctctctcccccgtcCTTTTAGAGTctaaataaaagaataataaaaggtgaaggctggcggccggcagcGGCTAcgcgggccacatgacgaggtctggcgggccagatccggcccgcgggccttgtgtttgacacccgtggtctaAAGGATGCTATTTGAGCAACAGAAGCTTCCCACTTGGGCAAAAATGCAGGAGGAATTTCCTTTAGGATCACAGTATCGGGAGTCTTGACTGCTGCACCTGGTATTtactttccaaaaagaaaaagacacatgAAATGTCAGCTTTATCTCTCACAAATATCATGTCATAAGGTTTGGCCATTAGCAATTATTCCCCTTgggaaagcagaaatgcttggAGAAGCTCCACCAGAGGAGACAACCCTAAACTTGCACCTGcaatcaggtttttaaaaattcactcCAATGGCCACCAATCTCAGCTCTTAATAAATTTGTGCACGCTGAGCTTAACCCAGCCTCTTACCAAACAGTGTGGGCAGACGAAGCCGCTCATGTTCTCCACGATCCCAAGAACCTGTAAGCCTGTCTTCTTGCAGAAGGTCAGCTCTCGCCTCACGTCCCCCACAGAAACAGCCTGAAGAAAAAAGACAATCttgagtgtcagggaactgacatcggagccaggagtggaggcaaggctcccaagcgatgccggagaagggcccagcagggagagaagggactcatcggctggggaaggaaatcagcgtgacaccagggagaaaggggggcagatgggggcatcggagagggggctccagggctcctcgccggagaccagcggggagagcacgggtcctccgctgcccacacccaccctgcgcagaagacttccgcgcagggagagtaggcggagacttggcgtcaaagaacttttacgctggaagaggttcaagaaacgcccactgacggatcctgctagcgactgaaacagccacgaagtgaagggctgtccggccaggaaaaggtttaaccaggcaacctcaccaagagtggcggcaacttacgcacgagcaaccccatata
The nucleotide sequence above comes from Podarcis raffonei isolate rPodRaf1 chromosome 14, rPodRaf1.pri, whole genome shotgun sequence. Encoded proteins:
- the IGFALS gene encoding insulin-like growth factor-binding protein complex acid labile subunit — its product is MRMNKGSVLALTLIWLLAARSQPLEAGATNEQASPEKQKCPSLCGCSYDERNDELSVYCSLRNLTSLPEDVPRAVRMLWLEGNNFTSLPALAFRNLSSLEFLNLQGSHLSSIEQHAFHGLEELYSLLLQHNRLKSLAPNIFLHLQNLVSLHLNNNQFSKIEEGVFAGLSNLWYLNLGWNSLVVLPDKVFHDLPNLRELILAGNKLHYLQHQLFYSLSELKELDLSGNSLKGIKGNIFTKLQKLQKLYLSQNQINAIAPRAFMGMKSLRWLDLSHNRLTMLFEDTFAGLSSLHVLRLSNNSIASLRPRTFKDLQYLEELQLGNNKLRSLPERAFDKLSQLEVLTLNNNHIQEIRAGAFLGLSNMAVMNLSGNCLRTLPDFTFRGLSQLNSLHLENSCLSRIRPQMFSDLSSLRRLFLRHNAISEMEDHSLSDLHELLDLDLRHNQLSSLSPNQFAGLRNLEYLLLSSNQLLDISPEAFTPLLRLSWLDLSSNCLQALESDIFRSFPRLGYLNIGNNSLRTFSVDWLSPSLVQLWLEGNKWQCNCSLKGLRNFALQHPSVVLRYTQSITEGDAPVYTYNNITCLSPGEVAGLDLRDIQDTHFADC